cctacacgatcccgatatcgtgtagaccgacatatccgagattcagcgcgatccgacgatttaacgacactgcacccacggatcgcgcgatatggaaaatccgttcggggttcaaacggactccgaatcgagatccgcgaaatcctatgcgctcgtgacgacacgagggtcacaaaactgcacagaattacatcactaccctcgcccacgcgctccagcacgcgcgggcagctttgggtgtccaaagcgatttcaggtggccgaaaaatctcggaaccaagactccaaactcctaccctaggtaaaacaccccatttggagtcacttttgttcttggacaaccaccaaaaagtgaccaaaaatggtagtttcgagcggccgaagttccggccagatttcaattcgaaaatcgaaccccttagagctaaaatcgatcgaagcccatatgcccatcagctagagcacgaaaaatagctgagaaaccataccttactcgatcgatttggtggagaaacgaaggagaattttgagctggaagtttgggtagcttcggacgaacctccgtcggaaaacacgattttccagccagctcagggcggccccggggtggaggttggtcaggttgcgacggcgacacggaggcggacccgatggtacccatggcggagatcagctcggcctgtggtggccgggccgtcgcttGGAAGGCGAAGGGTCGCACGACCCAAAACGCGCGGAAGgatagagagaggagagagagaaaactgacgggggagaagagagagcgctataaaaatctgactttttgaccaaattaccattttgcccttcgcgatttttagaccataacttcttcgttacagctccgattcgggtctactccgtgtctacgaactcagttcgccgcgctctacgtaatggcgcaagcggaattcccaaattctttctcgattaaaaagtcaaaattttccccattaaaatatgcgagggcaaattggtctttttgctaaaagatattttccttactttttagatattttctttctttttagatattttgttttgggttcttacaaatGTGAGTCTTCCCACACCTACTATATGGAAGGTGGGCCTAGTGGAGTGGAACTTGTGCCTCACCTGGATAATTTGTTAGGataggtttttatttatttttttaaaatgaaattaatttgtttagtttaatatttataattaagtaatatcttaaagtaattattttttaattattatttcttggCATCACTATTCTCTCAAAAAAATTCCACCTTAGGTTTTCTCAACTTTTATTCCACTTAGGTTATGAAactttatttaatatatacaaGAGCATAAATTCTCCTATGCGGACGTTCGTGTGTTAttattaggggtgggcatcgggACAGGAAAATCGGAACACCGAATCGAaccggtgaaaaaaaaaaggggaaaaaaaaccagttgaccaaaaaagtcaacaaaccgGATCGGAATCGGACCGAACTAGTTCCAATCGATTCCGGTTTCGATTTTACACAGCACCACACCGGACCGGACTGAACCAGACCagtcacatatatatatttataaaattttaaaatatgtcatattttaaattttataatcactatttttttaaaagttcaacttcaaaaaatttctaaatgtatgaattggattatttgttaatttttaagccaaaaaaataagttatttattataactgaaaaaaattaaattaataattcagTTCAAAACCAGAACCAAACCGGccaatttttgaatttttttttgcctaaacCAAATCGAACCGGACCGTTTAAATAGTATTGATTCCGGTTTGAGGTGAGAACCAGACCGAACCAAACTGCGCCCACCcctatttattattatgtgAACGCTCATTCCTGCTTTTCTCCCGGTTTACAATGACATCTGCACAGTAATAATATGTGAACATTCGAATGAGAGAATAATTGTATACAATAGACTATAAAATAGTTACTTAATTGTGTGGAAAGAAACTGAGTAATGAAATGTTATATATAAAggcaagaaaataaatttaaaactcCTATACCTACCCATAAAACTCATTGTGAGAATAAACTGCGTaatgcaagaaaaaatatttgtttgatttatgagaataacaaaaaaaaaaaaaaaagtcatatttttttttctttttattttaagaattaAGAAGGCAATAGTACTTACACACATTATACGGATACTAAAAGCACTATAGATCATTTGCAATAAGTTTATACTTTGATGTATAGTCCGTTCTTCAATATTCTCGTCATTAATATACCGCTggttaattaccaaaaaatagttattttattgatctggaaaaataaaagtttccTCTATCCTTTTGTTCAGTACggaaaagaataaataaataaataaataagaacaaGTCATCGTTTATATCTTGCTCTGCgcatttgaccaaaaaaataaagctttGCGCATAGCGACTTGATTTTTCTGATGACATTTGGTAAGACAGGAGAAGTGATGAGTTCTGCAGAGCTGGCTACATCCAAATAACGCTCTCCACTCTCTAATGGTCGAAATTCTGCGGTGCGTTCAAtaatcatctctctctccatcaGATCGAATTCCTCCAGCATCGCGCAGTAACAAAGGAGATCTCATGGAATCAGCTGGTCACCTACTTCAGTCTTCAATAATCTTTGATGTGATTTATcgcttttcaattttgaatgtgatcttgattatttgttttgattttcaacTTGCTTATTCTTCTCGATTGTATATGCATCTCCATGTATATGTAGTGGTGTTGCAAGATTATATACTCTTAGTTTTCATTCTTGCTTACAAGCTTTGTATTTCATCTTCCTGTGTTTGGGGCATTTCAAATCGGAAAATACTTCAGCCTTATACACACACATGTATATGTAAACTTAAACATCTCAACACTGTGAATcttgtattttaaattgaaattgaaatttgatttttggtcTTGCATAAGCAATAAATGCGAATAGTTGTTTTTCACTTGTTAGAGAATATCTGGGTGTGTATAAATATCATATACACACACTTATATGTTCTCTTTCTTTACAAGATTGCTtatgtttctgtttttattttaaatgtttataCTTATAGTTTTTCTTTCAGGTGGTGGTACAATGGAGACATCTGTTATAGTTGTGACATTGGATACTGGTGAAGTGTATATAATTGTGAGCTTGTCTTCTAGGCTTGACACTCAGGTCATACATGTTGACCCCACAACTGGTGCACTTCGCTACAATGCGAAGCCAGGATTCGATGTCTTCAAATCCGAAAAGGAAGCTTTGGATTACATTACAAATGGGTCGCACTGGTTGCGTAAGAGTACGACTTATGCTCATGCAATATTGGGTTATGCTGCTTTGGGCAGCTTTGGGATGCTTCTTGTGGCTACCAAGTTGACTGCTAGTGTTCCAAATTTGCCGGGTGGAGGGTGTGTGTATACAGTGACTGAGAGCCAATGGATCAAGATTTCACTTCAGAATCCACAACCACAAGGGAAAGGAGAAGTAAAGAATGTTAATGAATTGACTGATCTTGATATTGATGGGAAACACTACTTTTGTGATGCAAGGGACATCACTAGGCCATTTCCTAGCCGTATGTGCTTGCATGAGCCTGATGATGAATTTGTTTGGAATGCCTGGTTCTCGATGCCTTTCAAAAACATTGGGCTGCCACAGCATTGTGTGACACTTCTGCAGGTTTTGCTTCATTCTTGGTATCTTCAAATTGATGCTCATGTGACTCTTATCTTCTTTCACCtgaagtttattttttaaccaTCTGATTTCTAAGCCTACTGCCTCAAATTATTGATGCTGATTTGTTCAAGTCTATGCATTATATGCTCATTATAGCCAATTGTTTCCAATCTGCTTTCACATATACTTATATTTCTATGCAGCTCTGTGAGTATATATTATTACTACTGATTTTTGTTAGTTTGGTTaggaattttgttgttttacccaaatttctttttattacaGTTTTCTTTGTGATTTCTGATCACAGTTTTATACCGGCACTACaattataagaaattaaatttcGGTTAAGATCTTAAGATAGCATATGGAATTATGTGGTTAGATGTAAAGTTAACCTGTTCATACTGTTCTCTTACTTGATATTAATGTGTAGGGTTTTGCAGAATGTCGAAGTTTTGGAACCTTAGGGAAACTAGAAGGGATTGTCGCTCTCATAGCTCGTCGTAGCAGGCTGCATCCTGGTACTCGATACTTGGCTAGGGGATTAAATTCATGTTTTAGCACAGGTAACATGACACTTTGAAGTTATTAACAAATCtcaagtttttcttcttcaaaacaTACCCATGGTTGTGGCATTTTGTCATTAACTACAGCatagttcctcaaaatattgAGAACAGAAAGTAATATAGAAAAAACAacatatgaatttttttgtttatgcaaATTTTTGATCCATGTTATTTCGTTTTCATTTGGTTTgtatacttttgtttttgttttgcttattTAGTTGTAAGAATGTACTTTCTGAATACAGATTATTCTCCTCTTACttctttatgttttaattgaatttttcatACTTACGAAGAATGTGAGTCTGACAGGAAATGAAGTGGAGTGTGAGCAAATTGTGTGGGTCCCTAGAAGGGCTGGTCAAACTGTTCCTTTTAACACATACGTATGGCGACGGGGCACAATTCCAATCTGGTGGGGTGCAGAGTTAAAGATAACTGCTGCAGAAGCAGAAATATACGTTTCAGATCGTGACCCTTATAAAGGGAGTTCTGAGTACTACCAGAGGTTGAGTAAACGGTATGATGCACGAAATTTAGATGTAGCTGATGGCGGGAGTCAGAATAGAAAAGCGTTGGTTCCAATTGTCTGCATCAACTTGCTTAGGAATGGAGAAGGAAAATCGGAATGCATTTTAGTTCAGCATTTTGAAGAATCTTTAAACTACATCAGGTCAACAGGAAAACTTCCGTATACCCGaattcatttaataaattatgattGGCATGCCAGTATAAAGTTAAAAGGTGAACAGCAAACCATCGAAGGATTATGGAAACATTTAAAAGCACCCACTGTTTCTATAGGCATTTCTGAAGGAGATTTTTTGCCTTCACGAGAAAGAATTAAGGAATGCAGAGGAGAAATTATCTGCAATGATGACTTTAAAGGTGCCTTCTGCTTAAGATCACATCAAAATGGTGTGATACGTTTCAACTGTGCTGATTCTTTGGATAGGACAAATGCTGCAAGTTATTTTGGCTCCCTCCAGGTTTTTGTAGAGCAGTGCAGGCGGCTTGGTATATCACTTGATAGTGATTTGGCATATGGTTATCAGTCAATGACTAATTATGGTGGCTATATTGCTCCTTTGCCACCAGGCTGGGAGAAGAGATCTGATGCAGTAACAGGGAAAACATTTTATATTGATCACAATACTAGGACCACAACATGGATGCATCCATGTCCTGATAAGCCTTGGAAGAGATTTGATATGGCGTTTGAGGAGTTCAAGAGGACAACAATTTTACCACCAGTATCCCAGCTTGCTGATCTTTTTCTGCTTGCGGGTGATATTCATGCAACACTTTATACTGGTTCTAAAGCTATGCATAGCCAAATCCTCAGCATTTTCAACGAAGATGCAGGAAAGTATAAACAATTTTCTGCAGCACAGAATATGAAAATCACTTTGCAGAGGAGATATAAAAATGCAGTTGTAGACAGCTCTCGTCAAAAGCAACTGGAAATGTTCCTTGGAATGCGACTATTCAAGCATCTTCCATCAGTTTCTTTTCACCCTCTTAATGTATGTTATTCTGAGACTTGTCTGGATCAATTGTAGTGataataatttcatttatatCTCTATGCTTCTTTTTGAGCTTGGCATATCTAGCAAGTTGCAACTACAGCTCTTAACTTGCATAGATTAACTGGCAAGTTTttttattctaagtttgcataACTCTTTAAGGATTGTCACATGGTACGGAGTCACCAGCTGCATATCAGAAGGCCTTTTTGTTACTTGTAACACTCAGCAGAGGATTTTTATCTGTTTAGGAAACACTCCAATTATTCTAGTTTTGGCATTGGATTTAAACTGCGGACTGGTGACTGTTCACAAAGTGTTGGCTTTCCCTGGAAAGTTCCTTTCAGTCTTGGTTTTAGAGCTGatcatatttaatatttaactTGACCTTTGCATTTTGAATTTcagttttcatttgttttcctGTATACCATCATAGCATTAGGTCTCTCAACTTAGCATTATGCATGCTGATATTGCAGGTAGTCTCTCGACCATCCGGTTTCTTTCTTAAGCCAGTTGCTAACATGTTTCCAAGTTCCAATGGTGGAGCCAGTCTTCTGAGTTTCAAGAGAAAAGATCTAGTCTGGgtacttttcttttcagttttcatTGCATGGAACATTGGACTGTACCATAATGGTCTTTTCTGGTGAATCCTTTTATGTTTCttcatttaaattattttccatgAATTTACCAATTCTTATTTGGAATAGTTTTTATGACACAGGTTTGCCCACAGGCCGCAGACGTGATTGAACTTTTTATCTATCTAGGTGAACCTTGCCATGTTTGTCAGCTTCTTCTCACAATATCCCATGGTGCAGATGATTCAACCTATCCGTCAACAGTTGATGTAAGGACGGGACGCTCTTTAGATGGGCTAAAACTGGTCTTGGAGGTCTGTAATCTTTCTTCCACTTCACCTAcaactttaattttctctgAACTTGATTTTAATGTAGAATTGATGGTCCCAGATATCTAGCTAAAATAGGATGAGGATCCTTTTAGTTCCTATGTAATGTAATGACTAACAACTAGATTAAGCCATGAATTGCAAGGGCGTCATCTAGTTCCTAAAACTAAactatgtaaaataaaaaagaaattcatggCTCTGGTTCgggtattttttttagtttctttactgTTGTGCATAACGGGGGAATCTACTTGTGGGAAGTTAATATAATTTCTCCTATAGTTTCTAATCTTTTATTGGATTCTGATGACAGGGTGCGTCAATACCTCAGTGTGTAAATGGAACAAACCTTTTGATACCCTTACCAGGGCTAATTAGTCCAGAGGATATGGCTGTAACTGGAGCTGGTGCACGCCTTCATGCTCAAGATACATCTACCCTTCCATTACTGTATGATTTTGAAGAACTGGAAGGAGAACTTGACTTCCTTACTCGTGTAGTTGCCCTTACATTTTATCCTGCTGTCTCTGGAAGAAGCCCTATCACTCTTGGTGAGGTAGAAAGCAACTTTTGGAATCATTAATTGATATGTCATTGTCATTGTCTTTGGTTCACGACCGTTCCATTAGTTATTTAAGCTCTGAATGGTAGCTCTAGCTTGGTTGAAGCTTAGGccatttggtttttttggcaCATGATATAGTAGAGGATCCATGAatgttgcaaatttgcaattaAATCTATTCTCTATATGTGTGCATGTATTATCTTATGTTCTGTATCTGGTTGACTTTTGCTCAATCTCAGATTTATTAGGTTTGATCCTTGTATTCAGTTTTGTGGCAAATATTCTTGGTCCATAACTTTTCAAAACTCTGATGTGGAAGAGAGTCTACTAATTTATCTTAGTCCAGTATTCTAGTGGGATGTGGTTTTGCAAAAACTGCTAGTGGATGATAATTCttttatgaatttgtttgTAGATAGAAGTCCTTGGAGTTTCTCTTCCTTGGAGGGGTGTATTTACTAACGAAGGCCCTGGTGCAACATTACCTGAACATACTAGAAAAATTCAGAATGAAACCAATCCTTTCTCCTCTGGGTTAGATACGAATCCATTTTCCGGTGcttcttctaatgaaaatgtGCCACCACCAGTGCAACCAAGTGCATCTGGCAACAATTTGGTTGACCTATTGACTGGAGAGGTAATGCTTTCAGAACACGTTGCTCAGCCAGTGATAGGAAATACTGAGGACAAGGGAGGTGACTTGCTTGATTTCTTGGACCAAGCTATTGTTGAATATCATGGTGCTGAAACTGATCATAAATTCCCTTCATCGCATGATGGAAGGTCTCCAGATAGCAGTTCCCAGAAGTATATTGATTGTTTGAAATCCTGTGCTGGGCCACATATGGTATGATACTAACTCTTCTGTTATTTCCTTGAACCACTATGCTATATCGTGCTTTATCCTTATAAATTATGTTCAAGGAAGTTCTTTGAAATCCTTCTCTTCAAAAgcatttaatcaatttaatttttaaaatctcatATACGATGTTTCCATGTCTTGACTCAATCTCTTTGTTGAGGTTATTGTGTTTCAATGTTGGTATCCGATcactttttttcatttgaaatttatttctGTCACTTCTAGCTTTACATCCATAATTTTTAAGTCTTTGCATTTGTTGGCAGTATAGATATCAAGTAAGCTTTTTATGACACTCTGCTCAGGATAACCCTCACTTTTTCTGACTTCATAAATTGCTTCTTAGACCCTTTCACGCTCCAAGTAGCTAAGCCTCTTGAAGTGTGACTTTATATTGTTTCAATGCATCGGCCTGGCTTGTTGAACAAAACATCCCTAAAGGTCAAACAAGGTTCCTACTTTGATGGATTAGGTCAGCCCAACCCAGTCTATTGACGACCTCTATTGTTTGCAGGAAAGAAAACTAGACTTCATGGGAGCTATGAAACTTGAAATTGAACGTCTCCGGCTGAACATTTCTGCTGCTGAAAGGGATAAAGCTTTATTATCAATAGGAACTGATCCTGCTACTATAAACCCTAACGTTTTACTTGATGAACGATACATGGGAAGATTGTGCAGAGTTGCAAACTCCCTTGCACTGCTTGGACAAGCTTCCTTGGAAGACAAAATCACATCTGCTGTTGCTCTTGAGACAACTGATGATAATGTGATAGATTTCTGGAATATAACTAGATTTGGGGAGTGCTGTTATGGTGGCACGTGTGAGGTGCGTGCTGAAACTAATGCACCTACACACGCCTCGTTTATGGAATCATCAGCAGGAGTTCCTCTGTCTGTCTTGTTATGTTCCCAATGTGAAAGGAAAGTTTGTAAAGTTTGTTGTGCTGGGAGAGGGGCCCTTCTGGTTGCAGGCTATGGCTCAAGGGAGGCCAATGGTGTGGTAAGTCAGGGGGGATCAAGCCATGGTTTCCAGGTTGATGTATCCACAAATCGTTCAGTAGTGTTGGATAGTGTTATTTGCAAAAGATGCTGCAATGATATTGTGCTTGATGCGTTGATCTTGGACTACGTCAGGGTCTTGATTAGCATGAGGAGAAGTGCCCGTGCAGATTCTGCTGCGCATGAGGCCTTGAACCAGGTGATTGGATTTTCGTTAAAGAATTCTCTTTCTGAAAGGAAGCATTCTTCTGATAGACAGGGAGCTATTAAAGTTCAGCAACAATTACTTGATGGAGAGGAATCCCTAGCAGAGTTTCCGTTCGCCAGCTTTTTACACTCGGTAATGTTTTGGCATATATTACGCTCTTGTTTCAGGCTTCCCACAGCAGATTTGTGTCTTATTGCTATGTCTATGTGCTATCCGGATTATATTGTTGTTGTTACCACTGTAGGTTGAAACGGCGGCCGATTCAGCACCTTTCTTGTCATTGCTTGCTCCGCTTGATTGTGGACCACGACATTCATACTGGAAAGCTCCTCCTAGTGCCACCTCTGttgaatttattattgttcttggtagcctttctgatgtTAGTGGGATTGTTTTGCTTATTAGTCCATGTGGTTATTCTGAGGCTGATGCTCCCACCGTAAGTTGTCCTCTATACACTCTCTTATCTATTGAAATTTggtaaatgaaaagtcatcaGTTTTTGATATGTTTCCCTTATAGTAGGCTTACTGTGACTTAATAGCGAATAATCccttaaaataattttgaaatgcCAAATGTGTCAGAAATCTTGCTTTGTAGTAGATTGTTGCTTTTGCTCCTAAATTTATTTAGCAACAACAGATTGTTAAATTTTGCAACTTTTTAtgctgcaccttcattgcttTCTGTACATTCTGTTTTGACTAATTCACTCCTGTTGTTAGTACAGATTCAGATCTGGGCCAGCAATAAAATACACAAGGAAGAAAGGTCATGCATGGGAAAATGGGATGTGCAGTCCCAGATCATATCTTCCTCTGACTATTATGGACCAGAAAAGTTGGTTAGAGAAGACGAAGTACCTAGGCATGTGAAGTTTGAATTCAGGAATCCAGTTAGATGCCGCATTCTTTGGATAACATTACGTCTTCAGCGACCTGGTTCTAGTTCTCTTAATTTGGGGAACTTGAATCTGTTGTCTCTTGACGAAAATCCATTTGCAGAAGTAACTCGGCGTGCCTCTTTTGGGGGAGAAGTTGACAGAGACCCCTGTATTCATGCCAGAAGGATACTGGTAGTAGGAAGCCCCGTAAATAAAGAGATGGCAGATACATCAGCACAAGGCTCAGATCAGATGAATTTGAAAGGCTGGCTGGAGAGAGCTCCACCACTAAATAGATTTAGGGTAACATATCATGCTTAGCTGcttaattcaatcaaaattCTTGCTTCCTTATTGAATTTGTATCATGGGCAAATtcattttttgtcattttttgttcttccagGTTCCGATTGAGGCTGAGAGGCTGTTGGACAATGATATTGTTTTGGAACAATATTTATCCCCTGCTTCACCTTTGCTTGCTGGATTTCGTCTTGATGCTTTTGGTGCAATAAAGCCTCTGGTTACCCATTCACCCTCTTCAAATGCGCAGATCTGGGATATGTCAGCAAGACTTGTAGATGAGAGACACATCTCTCCAGCCGTGCTTCATATACAAGTATCTGTTGTCCAGGTACTCACTAGACCTGCTTTATTGTTATGCTATTGGTGAGGATGAAGCGGGGTCAGGTAGGGTATTTCCATGTGGCTCAATTAGCCCAATGAGTATGAAGACGTTAAAATGCACATCCACGTCAGTTTAGCGAAATTTATAGCATTTATCATATTGGAAAATCAATATTGTATATTATAAGTTTCTTTCTGTGATAACgtggatgaatttcaaagtCCATTTGAACTTATTGGAGAGAATAATTATTACAGGAACCCCACAGCTTGGTAACGATTGCAGAATATCGGTTGCCAGAGGCTAAGGCTGGAACACCTATGTACTTTGATTTCCCCCGAGAGATACAAACCCGTAGAATCACATTTAAACTTCTTGGAGATATTACAGCATTTGCAGACGACCCAGCAGAACAGGATGATCCCAGTTCTAGAGTTCTACCAGTGGCAGCAGGCTTGTCACTGTCCAATAGAATCAAGTTGTATTACTATGCTGATCCATACGAACTTGGAAAATGGGCAAGCCTTTCAGCAGTTTGAATTATAGTGTTGCTGTAACAGGGGGGAGGGGGGCAAAGAAAGGGGTTTTGGGTCTTTGAGGATTGATTTTTGATCGATTTTGTGGCTGTgtattcttcttcaatttgttttgattttttccttcttgtaaTGTTATTATATTATCATTCATTGATGTAATAATATCAGTAGTGTTGTTTATCTTTTTCGTTGAGATAAGATCATCTGTAGTGTTAGGGAATCAGAAACGTCTGTCTCTATTGTCCAAGTCCGGTGAGATTATGTTATGTTGTTCAAAACCTAGTGTGTATTTGGAGCCAAAGAACCTTGTAAACTGACTTGTTTGGTTGGGCTAATTAGTTGATGGGATTCGATTGTGGCATTTtctaatgtttttcttttctttccttttttaatcaaatcttGAATGTAAGATAAAAGGCTTCGGATGCAAACGACATTTTAACAGGCGAAGAACAAACTTGTTCATTTCCGTTAGGCCACAAGAGATGAGTGAATTTGTGACACTCACCGCGGGGCTTCTTCTAGCATTGTCAATCCCAATGCTTTCATGGGTGGATGTCAGTGGGGGTGGCACTGTAGTAGCCGGCAAAGGTCCTCTTGCCCTTGGGCCTTGTTCTTCATCCTCACTTTCCGGCCATTGATTTAAGTCTATGACAAGAATCTTGTTTTGAGTTTGCTTACCTATGTACGTTATGATTAATTATGTTATTATCTGTTCCTATTATAAATTAAGACTGGACGGACACACAATAATTGTAGATGAGATATTCAAcaagaacatatatatatttaatcaCTTTAAAATACAACCAGTGACAGTCGACAGGGAGGGTTCACACTTGATTGGTgttgtttcatttatttaattactttaaaatACAGGGTACTCTATAGATGTCAGGCAAGCTTGCATAGTCTTGCCTAaccaataataatataattgaaaTCAAAGACCACAGAAGTTGTTAACACAAACCCTGTAGTTTTGACCGAGCTGTGAGGCCAGATATTGAAGATGGTTCAATGGCTTATATCGTAAAGGGTGTTGATCATCGATGAGCTCCTCCGGCACACTTATGGTTCCACTGTGAAATGTCGAAAGCAACACCGAGTATCTCACTTCCTTGTCCCTCATCATCACTCGATGCACGCAAGGTTTTATTCTGTCATTGCTCCACACCTGGAAGCCATCGCCGGTCATGAATATAAACGAATTAGGCGATGCATCAAAAGGAACCCATTCACCGTTTGCAATCTTCACCTCCAAGCCATTGACATGATTCTGATGAATTATGGTGGTGAGGTTCATGTCAGTGTGCTCAGGAAGCGCCATGTGCTCCTTACCTGCTGCTCCTGCTCCATCATATTTGTGCAGTCGCAGTACATAATCAGTTGCTCCAATATGACTCTCGCACAATTTGTTGTCCACGCCATAGTGTTCAAATATCATTCTCGTCAGTGTCTCATCTAGCCTCACCACCACTTCCGCATACCCATCAGCACTTTCACTACGTAtattattaattcattaaCTAACTAAACCAAGATTAACATGCATGTAATTAATTCCTCAATTCCCACAACTTACGAGAAGTTAGGATGATTTCCACTGGGCCAAAAGAGGTTGGCGAAGTTGTGAATTGCTTGAGGGTTTGTTGGATCATCGATCCCCAAGCCTTC
Above is a genomic segment from Prunus dulcis chromosome 7, ALMONDv2, whole genome shotgun sequence containing:
- the LOC117633737 gene encoding probable phosphoinositide phosphatase SAC9 isoform X1 is translated as MFILIVFLSGGGTMETSVIVVTLDTGEVYIIVSLSSRLDTQVIHVDPTTGALRYNAKPGFDVFKSEKEALDYITNGSHWLRKSTTYAHAILGYAALGSFGMLLVATKLTASVPNLPGGGCVYTVTESQWIKISLQNPQPQGKGEVKNVNELTDLDIDGKHYFCDARDITRPFPSRMCLHEPDDEFVWNAWFSMPFKNIGLPQHCVTLLQGFAECRSFGTLGKLEGIVALIARRSRLHPGTRYLARGLNSCFSTGNEVECEQIVWVPRRAGQTVPFNTYVWRRGTIPIWWGAELKITAAEAEIYVSDRDPYKGSSEYYQRLSKRYDARNLDVADGGSQNRKALVPIVCINLLRNGEGKSECILVQHFEESLNYIRSTGKLPYTRIHLINYDWHASIKLKGEQQTIEGLWKHLKAPTVSIGISEGDFLPSRERIKECRGEIICNDDFKGAFCLRSHQNGVIRFNCADSLDRTNAASYFGSLQVFVEQCRRLGISLDSDLAYGYQSMTNYGGYIAPLPPGWEKRSDAVTGKTFYIDHNTRTTTWMHPCPDKPWKRFDMAFEEFKRTTILPPVSQLADLFLLAGDIHATLYTGSKAMHSQILSIFNEDAGKYKQFSAAQNMKITLQRRYKNAVVDSSRQKQLEMFLGMRLFKHLPSVSFHPLNVVSRPSGFFLKPVANMFPSSNGGASLLSFKRKDLVWVCPQAADVIELFIYLGEPCHVCQLLLTISHGADDSTYPSTVDVRTGRSLDGLKLVLEGASIPQCVNGTNLLIPLPGLISPEDMAVTGAGARLHAQDTSTLPLLYDFEELEGELDFLTRVVALTFYPAVSGRSPITLGEIEVLGVSLPWRGVFTNEGPGATLPEHTRKIQNETNPFSSGLDTNPFSGASSNENVPPPVQPSASGNNLVDLLTGEVMLSEHVAQPVIGNTEDKGGDLLDFLDQAIVEYHGAETDHKFPSSHDGRSPDSSSQKYIDCLKSCAGPHMERKLDFMGAMKLEIERLRLNISAAERDKALLSIGTDPATINPNVLLDERYMGRLCRVANSLALLGQASLEDKITSAVALETTDDNVIDFWNITRFGECCYGGTCEVRAETNAPTHASFMESSAGVPLSVLLCSQCERKVCKVCCAGRGALLVAGYGSREANGVVSQGGSSHGFQVDVSTNRSVVLDSVICKRCCNDIVLDALILDYVRVLISMRRSARADSAAHEALNQVIGFSLKNSLSERKHSSDRQGAIKVQQQLLDGEESLAEFPFASFLHSVETAADSAPFLSLLAPLDCGPRHSYWKAPPSATSVEFIIVLGSLSDVSGIVLLISPCGYSEADAPTIQIWASNKIHKEERSCMGKWDVQSQIISSSDYYGPEKLVREDEVPRHVKFEFRNPVRCRILWITLRLQRPGSSSLNLGNLNLLSLDENPFAEVTRRASFGGEVDRDPCIHARRILVVGSPVNKEMADTSAQGSDQMNLKGWLERAPPLNRFRVPIEAERLLDNDIVLEQYLSPASPLLAGFRLDAFGAIKPLVTHSPSSNAQIWDMSARLVDERHISPAVLHIQVSVVQEPHSLVTIAEYRLPEAKAGTPMYFDFPREIQTRRITFKLLGDITAFADDPAEQDDPSSRVLPVAAGLSLSNRIKLYYYADPYELGKWASLSAV